The following are encoded together in the Ictidomys tridecemlineatus isolate mIctTri1 chromosome X, mIctTri1.hap1, whole genome shotgun sequence genome:
- the Praf2 gene encoding PRA1 family protein 2, whose product MSEVRLPPLRALDDFVLGSARLAAPDLCDPQRWCHRVINNLLYYQTNYLLCFGFGLALAGYVRPLHTLLSALAVVVALGVLVWAAETRAAVRRCRRSHPAACLAAVLAVGLLVLWVAGSACTFLISIAGPVLLILVHASLRLRNLKNKIENKIESIGLKRTPMGLLLEALGQEQEAGS is encoded by the exons ATGTCGGAGGTGCGGCTGCCACCGCTACGCGCCCTAGACGACTTTGTTCTGGGATCAGCACGTCTGGCTGCTCCGGATCTCTGCGACCCTCAGCGATGGTGCCACCGCGTCATCAACAACCTCCTCTACTATCAAACCAACTACCTTCTCTGCTTTGGCTTTGGTCTCGCTCTGgctgg GTACGTGCGTCCGCTGCACACGCTCCTGAGTGCGCTTGCAGTGGTGGTGGCCCTCGGCGTGCTGGTGTGGGCGGCTGAGACCCGCGCAGCAGTACGCCGCTGTCGCCGCAGCCACCCAGCAGCCTGCTTGGCAGCAGTACTTGCCGTCGGTCTCCTCGTTCTCTGGGTCGCGGGTAGCGCTTGCACCTTCCTGATCAGCATCGCCGGGCCGGTCCTTT TGATCCTGGTGCATGCCTCGCTGCGCCTGCGCAACCTTAAAAACAAGATCGAGAACAAGATCGAGAGCATTGGTCTCAAGCGAACGCCAATGGGGCTGCTACTAGAGGCCCTGGGACAAGAGCAGGAGGCTGGATCCTAA
- the Wdr45 gene encoding WD repeat domain phosphoinositide-interacting protein 4 isoform X3, producing the protein METGVRIYNVEPLMEKGHLDHEQVGSMGLVEMLHRSNLLALVGGGGSPKFSEISAVLIWDDAREGKDSKDKLVLEFTFTKPVLAVRMRHDKIVIVLRNRIYVYSFPDNPRKLFEFDTRDNPKGLCDLCPSLEKQLLVFPGHKCGSLQLVDLASTKPGTSSAPFTINAHQSDVACVSLNQPGTVVASASQKGTLIRLFDTQSKEKLVELRRGTDPATLYCINFSHDSSFLCASSDKGTVHIFALKDTRLNRRSALARVGKVGPMIGQYVDSQWSLASFTVPAESACICAFGRNTSKNVNSVIAICVDGTFHKYVFTPDGNCNREAFDVYLDICDDDDF; encoded by the exons ATGGAGACAGGTGTGCGCATCTACAATGTGGAACCACTGATGGAGAAGGGGCATTTGG ACCACGAGCAGGTGGGCAGCATGGGCCTGGTAGAGATGCTACACCGTTCCAACCTGCTGGCCCTGGTGGGCGGTGGTGGCAGCCCCAAGTTCTCAGAGATCTCAG CAGTGCTGATCTGGGATGATGCCCGGGAGGGCAAGGACTCCAAGGACAAGCTGGTGCTGGAGTTCACCTTCACCAAGCCAGTGCTGGCTGTGCGCATGCGCCATGACAA GATTGTGATCGTGCTGAGGAACCGTATCTACGTGTACTCCTTTCCTGACAATCCCCGAAAGCTGTTTGAATTTGACACCAGAGACAACCCCAAGG GGCTCTGTGACCTCTGTCCCAGCCTGGAGAAGCAACTGCTTGTATTCCCAGGACACAAGTGTGGAAGTCTGCAGCTTGTG GATCTGGCAAGCACAAAGCCTGGCACCTCATCTGCTCCTTTCACCATCAATGCACATCAGAGTGATGTAGCCTGTGTGTCCCTGAACCAGCCAGGCACTGTAGTGGCCTCTGCCTCCCAGAAGGGCACCCTTATTCGCCTTTTTGACACCCAGTCCAAGGAAAAACTGGTGGAGCTGCGAAGAGGCACTGACCCTGCAACCCTATACTG CATTAACTTCAGCCACGACTCCTCCTTCCTCTGCGCTTCCAGTGATAAGGGCACTGTCCATATCTTTGCTCTCAAGGATACCCGCCTCAACCGACGCTCTGC GCTGGCTCGTGTGGGCAAGGTGGGGCCTATGATTGGGCAATACGTGGACTCTCAGTGGAGCCTGGCGAGCTTTACTGTGCCTGCTGAGTCAGCATGCATCTGCGCCTTTGGTCGCAATACGTCCAAGAACGTCAATTCTGTAATTG CCATCTGCGTAGATGGAACCTTCCACAAATATGTCTTCACTCCTGATGGAAACTGCAACAGAGAGGCTTTCGACGTGTATCTTGACAtctgtgatgatgatgatttttaa
- the Wdr45 gene encoding WD repeat domain phosphoinositide-interacting protein 4 isoform X1 codes for MTQQPLRGVTSLRFNQDQSCFCCAMETGVRIYNVEPLMEKGHLDHEQVGSMGLVEMLHRSNLLALVGGGGSPKFSEISAVLIWDDAREGKDSKDKLVLEFTFTKPVLAVRMRHDKIVIVLRNRIYVYSFPDNPRKLFEFDTRDNPKGLCDLCPSLEKQLLVFPGHKCGSLQLVDLASTKPGTSSAPFTINAHQSDVACVSLNQPGTVVASASQKGTLIRLFDTQSKEKLVELRRGTDPATLYCINFSHDSSFLCASSDKGTVHIFALKDTRLNRRSALARVGKVGPMIGQYVDSQWSLASFTVPAESACICAFGRNTSKNVNSVIAICVDGTFHKYVFTPDGNCNREAFDVYLDICDDDDF; via the exons ATGACTCAGCAGCCTCTTCGAGGGGTGACCAGCCTACGTTTCAACCAAGACCAAA GCTGTTTTTGCTGTGCCATGGAGACAGGTGTGCGCATCTACAATGTGGAACCACTGATGGAGAAGGGGCATTTGG ACCACGAGCAGGTGGGCAGCATGGGCCTGGTAGAGATGCTACACCGTTCCAACCTGCTGGCCCTGGTGGGCGGTGGTGGCAGCCCCAAGTTCTCAGAGATCTCAG CAGTGCTGATCTGGGATGATGCCCGGGAGGGCAAGGACTCCAAGGACAAGCTGGTGCTGGAGTTCACCTTCACCAAGCCAGTGCTGGCTGTGCGCATGCGCCATGACAA GATTGTGATCGTGCTGAGGAACCGTATCTACGTGTACTCCTTTCCTGACAATCCCCGAAAGCTGTTTGAATTTGACACCAGAGACAACCCCAAGG GGCTCTGTGACCTCTGTCCCAGCCTGGAGAAGCAACTGCTTGTATTCCCAGGACACAAGTGTGGAAGTCTGCAGCTTGTG GATCTGGCAAGCACAAAGCCTGGCACCTCATCTGCTCCTTTCACCATCAATGCACATCAGAGTGATGTAGCCTGTGTGTCCCTGAACCAGCCAGGCACTGTAGTGGCCTCTGCCTCCCAGAAGGGCACCCTTATTCGCCTTTTTGACACCCAGTCCAAGGAAAAACTGGTGGAGCTGCGAAGAGGCACTGACCCTGCAACCCTATACTG CATTAACTTCAGCCACGACTCCTCCTTCCTCTGCGCTTCCAGTGATAAGGGCACTGTCCATATCTTTGCTCTCAAGGATACCCGCCTCAACCGACGCTCTGC GCTGGCTCGTGTGGGCAAGGTGGGGCCTATGATTGGGCAATACGTGGACTCTCAGTGGAGCCTGGCGAGCTTTACTGTGCCTGCTGAGTCAGCATGCATCTGCGCCTTTGGTCGCAATACGTCCAAGAACGTCAATTCTGTAATTG CCATCTGCGTAGATGGAACCTTCCACAAATATGTCTTCACTCCTGATGGAAACTGCAACAGAGAGGCTTTCGACGTGTATCTTGACAtctgtgatgatgatgatttttaa
- the Ccdc120 gene encoding coiled-coil domain-containing protein 120 isoform X1 has product MEVKGQLISSPTFNASAALFGEAAPQVKSERLRGLLDRQRALQEALSLKLQELRKVCLQEAELTGQLPPECPLEPGERPQLVRRRPPAARAYPPLHPNPAHHSLCPVEELEREVSVQQQIAAAARRLALAPELSGEQRRRRRQVQADALRRLHELEEQLGDVRARLGLPVLPPQPLPLSAGALITTQGVCLGTRLAQLSQEDVVLHSESSSLSESGASHDNEEPRGCFSLAERPSPPKAWDQLRAVSGGSPERRTPWKPPPSDLYGDLKSRRNSVASPTSPTRSLPRSASSFEGRSVPATPVLTRGTGPQLCKPEGLHSRQWSGSQDSQMGFPRADPASDRASLFAARTRRSNSSEALLVDRAAAGGAGSPPAPLAPPATGPPVCKSSEVLYERPQPTPAFSSRTAGPPDPPRAARPSSAAPASRGAPRLPPVCGDFLLDYSLDRGLPRSGGGAGWGELLPAAEAPGPLSRRDGLLAMLPGPPPMYAADGSSPLLRSKDPHTRATRTKPCGLPLEAAEGPEVHSNPLLWMPPPTRIPPTGERSGHKNLALEGLRDWYIRNSGLAMGPQRRPMLPHVGPPHPPFLHARCYEVGQALYGGPSQAPLPHSRSFTAPPVSSRYYADFLYPPELNARLSDLTLEGDQSSSSDPQTPGTLV; this is encoded by the exons ATGGAAGTCAAAGGTCAGCTGATCAGCTCTCCTACCTTCAATGCCTCAG CTGCCCTTTTTGGAGAGGCTGCCCCCCAGGTGAAGTCAGAGCGTCTGAGGGGACTGCTTGACCGGCAGCGGGCCCTGCAAGAGGCCCTGAGCCTGAAACTTCAAGAACTCCGAAAAGTGTGTCTCCAGGAGGCG GAGCTGACTGGCCAGCTGCCCCCTGAGTGCCCACTGGAACCTGGCGAACGGCCCCAGTTGGTACGCCGTCGGCCCCCTGCAGCCCGTGCCTACCCTCCACTGCATCCCAATCCAGCACATCACTCCTTGTGCCCTGTTGAG GAGCTGGAACGGGAAGTGTCGGTGCAGCAGCAGATTGCAGCCGCTGCCCGACGCTTGGCCCTAGCCCCTGAGCTGAGTGGTGAACAGCGGCGACGCAGGCGCCAGGTACAGGCAGATGCACTGAGGAGGCTGCATGAgttggaggagcagctgggggaTGTCCGGGCCCGCCTTGGCCTCCCAGTTCTCCCTCCCCAGCCACTGCCGCTGTCTGCAGGGGCACTTATCACCACCCAGGGAGTCTGCCTGGGCACACGCCTAGCTCAGCTCAGCCAAG AAGATGTAGTTCTGCACTCGGAGAGCAGCTCCCTCTCAGAGTCTGGGGCCAGCCATGATAATG AGGAACCCCGTGGCTGCTTCTCTCTGGCAGAGCGCCCCTCGCCACCAAAGGCTTGGGACCAGCTGCGAGCAGTATCTGGGGGGAGCCCTGAGCGACGAACCCCATGGAAACCACCTCCTTCAGATCTTTATGGGGATCTGAAGAGCCGGAGGAACTCTGTGGCCAGCCCTACCAG CCCCACACGCTCGCTGCCCAGGAGTGCCTCCAGTTTTGAGGGGCGAAGTGTGCCTGCCACCCCTGTCCTCACCCGGGGCACTGGCCCCCAGCTCTGCAA gcccgAAGGCCTCCATTCTCGACAGTGGTCCGGCAGCCAAGACTCCCAGATGGGCTTCCCCCGGGCGGACCCTGCCTCAGATCGCGCCTCCCTCTTCGCAGCTCGCACTCGCCGCAGCAACAGCTCTGAGGCCCTGCTGGTGGACCGGGCTGCTGCTGGGGGAGCTGGCTCTCCGCCTGCCCCTCTGGCTCCCCCTGCCACTGGCCCACCAGTCTGCAAGAGCAGTGAGGTGCTGTATGAGCGCCCCCAACCAACCCCTGCCTTCTCCTCTCGTACAGCAGGGCCCCCAGACCCTCCCCGGGCCGCCAGGCCTAGCTCAGCTGCCCCTGCTTCCCGTGGAGCCCCCCGGCTCCCACCTGTGTGTGGGGACTTCCTCTTGGACTATTCCTTGGACCGAGGCCTGCCCCGCAGTGGCGGTGGGGCAGGCTGGGGGGAGCTGCTGCCTGCAGCTGAGGCCCCAGGACCACTCTCCCGCCGGGATGGGCTCCTCGCCATGCTCCCTGGCCCACCACCCATGTATGCAGCTGATGGCAGCAGCCCCCTCCTCCGCAGCAAGGACCCCCACACCCGTGCCACCCGTACCAAGCCCTGTGGCCTGCCCCTGGAAGCTGCTGAGGGTCCAGAGGTGCATTCAAACCCTCTGCTATGGATGCCCCCACCCACCCGGATCCCCCCGACGGGTGAGCGCAGTGGCCACAAGAACCTTGCCCTGGAGGGGCTGCGGGACTGGTACATCCGGAACTCGGGACTGGCCATGGGGCCCCAGCGCCGGCCTATGCTCCCTCACGTGGGCCCACCACACCCACCCTTCCTTCATGCCCGCTGCTATGAGGTGGGCCAGGCGCTGTACGGGGGCCCCAGCCAGGCTCCGCTCCCGCACTCGAGGAGTTTCACGGCACCCCCTGTTTCTAGCAG ATACTACGCGGACTTCCTGTACCCCCCGGAGCTGAACGCTCGTTTAAGTGACCTGACGCTAGAGGGGGACCAGTCTTCCAGTTCTGACCCCCAGACCCCAGGGACACTGGTCTGA
- the Wdr45 gene encoding WD repeat domain phosphoinositide-interacting protein 4 isoform X4 produces MTQQPLRGVTSLRFNQDQSCFCCAMETGVRIYNVEPLMEKGHLDHEQVGSMGLVEMLHRSNLLALVGGGGSPKFSEISAVLIWDDAREGKDSKDKLVLEFTFTKPVLAVRMRHDKIVIVLRNRIYVYSFPDNPRKLFEFDTRDNPKGLCDLCPSLEKQLLVFPGHKCGSLQLVDLASTKPGTSSAPFTINAHQSDVACVSLNQPGTVVASASQKGTLIRLFDTQSKEKLVELRRGTDPATLYCINFSHDSSFLCASSDKGTVHIFALKDTRLNRRSAHLRRWNLPQICLHS; encoded by the exons ATGACTCAGCAGCCTCTTCGAGGGGTGACCAGCCTACGTTTCAACCAAGACCAAA GCTGTTTTTGCTGTGCCATGGAGACAGGTGTGCGCATCTACAATGTGGAACCACTGATGGAGAAGGGGCATTTGG ACCACGAGCAGGTGGGCAGCATGGGCCTGGTAGAGATGCTACACCGTTCCAACCTGCTGGCCCTGGTGGGCGGTGGTGGCAGCCCCAAGTTCTCAGAGATCTCAG CAGTGCTGATCTGGGATGATGCCCGGGAGGGCAAGGACTCCAAGGACAAGCTGGTGCTGGAGTTCACCTTCACCAAGCCAGTGCTGGCTGTGCGCATGCGCCATGACAA GATTGTGATCGTGCTGAGGAACCGTATCTACGTGTACTCCTTTCCTGACAATCCCCGAAAGCTGTTTGAATTTGACACCAGAGACAACCCCAAGG GGCTCTGTGACCTCTGTCCCAGCCTGGAGAAGCAACTGCTTGTATTCCCAGGACACAAGTGTGGAAGTCTGCAGCTTGTG GATCTGGCAAGCACAAAGCCTGGCACCTCATCTGCTCCTTTCACCATCAATGCACATCAGAGTGATGTAGCCTGTGTGTCCCTGAACCAGCCAGGCACTGTAGTGGCCTCTGCCTCCCAGAAGGGCACCCTTATTCGCCTTTTTGACACCCAGTCCAAGGAAAAACTGGTGGAGCTGCGAAGAGGCACTGACCCTGCAACCCTATACTG CATTAACTTCAGCCACGACTCCTCCTTCCTCTGCGCTTCCAGTGATAAGGGCACTGTCCATATCTTTGCTCTCAAGGATACCCGCCTCAACCGACGCTCTGC CCATCTGCGTAGATGGAACCTTCCACAAATATGTCTTCACTCCTGA
- the Wdr45 gene encoding WD repeat domain phosphoinositide-interacting protein 4 isoform X2, with protein MTQQPLRGVTSLRFNQDQSCFCCAMETGVRIYNVEPLMEKGHLDHEQVGSMGLVEMLHRSNLLALVGGGGSPKFSEISVLIWDDAREGKDSKDKLVLEFTFTKPVLAVRMRHDKIVIVLRNRIYVYSFPDNPRKLFEFDTRDNPKGLCDLCPSLEKQLLVFPGHKCGSLQLVDLASTKPGTSSAPFTINAHQSDVACVSLNQPGTVVASASQKGTLIRLFDTQSKEKLVELRRGTDPATLYCINFSHDSSFLCASSDKGTVHIFALKDTRLNRRSALARVGKVGPMIGQYVDSQWSLASFTVPAESACICAFGRNTSKNVNSVIAICVDGTFHKYVFTPDGNCNREAFDVYLDICDDDDF; from the exons ATGACTCAGCAGCCTCTTCGAGGGGTGACCAGCCTACGTTTCAACCAAGACCAAA GCTGTTTTTGCTGTGCCATGGAGACAGGTGTGCGCATCTACAATGTGGAACCACTGATGGAGAAGGGGCATTTGG ACCACGAGCAGGTGGGCAGCATGGGCCTGGTAGAGATGCTACACCGTTCCAACCTGCTGGCCCTGGTGGGCGGTGGTGGCAGCCCCAAGTTCTCAGAGATCTCAG TGCTGATCTGGGATGATGCCCGGGAGGGCAAGGACTCCAAGGACAAGCTGGTGCTGGAGTTCACCTTCACCAAGCCAGTGCTGGCTGTGCGCATGCGCCATGACAA GATTGTGATCGTGCTGAGGAACCGTATCTACGTGTACTCCTTTCCTGACAATCCCCGAAAGCTGTTTGAATTTGACACCAGAGACAACCCCAAGG GGCTCTGTGACCTCTGTCCCAGCCTGGAGAAGCAACTGCTTGTATTCCCAGGACACAAGTGTGGAAGTCTGCAGCTTGTG GATCTGGCAAGCACAAAGCCTGGCACCTCATCTGCTCCTTTCACCATCAATGCACATCAGAGTGATGTAGCCTGTGTGTCCCTGAACCAGCCAGGCACTGTAGTGGCCTCTGCCTCCCAGAAGGGCACCCTTATTCGCCTTTTTGACACCCAGTCCAAGGAAAAACTGGTGGAGCTGCGAAGAGGCACTGACCCTGCAACCCTATACTG CATTAACTTCAGCCACGACTCCTCCTTCCTCTGCGCTTCCAGTGATAAGGGCACTGTCCATATCTTTGCTCTCAAGGATACCCGCCTCAACCGACGCTCTGC GCTGGCTCGTGTGGGCAAGGTGGGGCCTATGATTGGGCAATACGTGGACTCTCAGTGGAGCCTGGCGAGCTTTACTGTGCCTGCTGAGTCAGCATGCATCTGCGCCTTTGGTCGCAATACGTCCAAGAACGTCAATTCTGTAATTG CCATCTGCGTAGATGGAACCTTCCACAAATATGTCTTCACTCCTGATGGAAACTGCAACAGAGAGGCTTTCGACGTGTATCTTGACAtctgtgatgatgatgatttttaa
- the Ccdc120 gene encoding coiled-coil domain-containing protein 120 isoform X2 produces the protein MEVKGQLISSPTFNASAALFGEAAPQVKSERLRGLLDRQRALQEALSLKLQELRKVCLQEAELTGQLPPECPLEPGERPQLVRRRPPAARAYPPLHPNPAHHSLCPVEELEREVSVQQQIAAAARRLALAPELSGEQRRRRRQVQADALRRLHELEEQLGDVRARLGLPVLPPQPLPLSAGALITTQGVCLGTRLAQLSQEDVVLHSESSSLSESGASHDNEEPRGCFSLAERPSPPKAWDQLRAVSGGSPERRTPWKPPPSDLYGDLKSRRNSVASPTSPTRSLPRSASSFEGRSVPATPVLTRGTGPQLCKPEGLHSRQWSGSQDSQMGFPRADPASDRASLFAARTRRSNSSEALLVDRAAAGGAGSPPAPLAPPATGPPVCKSSEVLYERPQPTPAFSSRTAGPPDPPRAARPSSAAPASRGAPRLPPVCGDFLLDYSLDRGLPRSGGGAGWGELLPAAEAPGPLSRRDGLLAMLPGPPPMYAADGSSPLLRSKDPHTRATRTKPCGLPLEAAEGPEVHSNPLLWMPPPTRIPPTGERSGHKNLALEGLRDWYIRNSGLAMGPQRRPMLPHVGPPHPPFLHARCYEVGQALYGGPSQAPLPHSRSFTAPPVSSRYGGCFY, from the exons ATGGAAGTCAAAGGTCAGCTGATCAGCTCTCCTACCTTCAATGCCTCAG CTGCCCTTTTTGGAGAGGCTGCCCCCCAGGTGAAGTCAGAGCGTCTGAGGGGACTGCTTGACCGGCAGCGGGCCCTGCAAGAGGCCCTGAGCCTGAAACTTCAAGAACTCCGAAAAGTGTGTCTCCAGGAGGCG GAGCTGACTGGCCAGCTGCCCCCTGAGTGCCCACTGGAACCTGGCGAACGGCCCCAGTTGGTACGCCGTCGGCCCCCTGCAGCCCGTGCCTACCCTCCACTGCATCCCAATCCAGCACATCACTCCTTGTGCCCTGTTGAG GAGCTGGAACGGGAAGTGTCGGTGCAGCAGCAGATTGCAGCCGCTGCCCGACGCTTGGCCCTAGCCCCTGAGCTGAGTGGTGAACAGCGGCGACGCAGGCGCCAGGTACAGGCAGATGCACTGAGGAGGCTGCATGAgttggaggagcagctgggggaTGTCCGGGCCCGCCTTGGCCTCCCAGTTCTCCCTCCCCAGCCACTGCCGCTGTCTGCAGGGGCACTTATCACCACCCAGGGAGTCTGCCTGGGCACACGCCTAGCTCAGCTCAGCCAAG AAGATGTAGTTCTGCACTCGGAGAGCAGCTCCCTCTCAGAGTCTGGGGCCAGCCATGATAATG AGGAACCCCGTGGCTGCTTCTCTCTGGCAGAGCGCCCCTCGCCACCAAAGGCTTGGGACCAGCTGCGAGCAGTATCTGGGGGGAGCCCTGAGCGACGAACCCCATGGAAACCACCTCCTTCAGATCTTTATGGGGATCTGAAGAGCCGGAGGAACTCTGTGGCCAGCCCTACCAG CCCCACACGCTCGCTGCCCAGGAGTGCCTCCAGTTTTGAGGGGCGAAGTGTGCCTGCCACCCCTGTCCTCACCCGGGGCACTGGCCCCCAGCTCTGCAA gcccgAAGGCCTCCATTCTCGACAGTGGTCCGGCAGCCAAGACTCCCAGATGGGCTTCCCCCGGGCGGACCCTGCCTCAGATCGCGCCTCCCTCTTCGCAGCTCGCACTCGCCGCAGCAACAGCTCTGAGGCCCTGCTGGTGGACCGGGCTGCTGCTGGGGGAGCTGGCTCTCCGCCTGCCCCTCTGGCTCCCCCTGCCACTGGCCCACCAGTCTGCAAGAGCAGTGAGGTGCTGTATGAGCGCCCCCAACCAACCCCTGCCTTCTCCTCTCGTACAGCAGGGCCCCCAGACCCTCCCCGGGCCGCCAGGCCTAGCTCAGCTGCCCCTGCTTCCCGTGGAGCCCCCCGGCTCCCACCTGTGTGTGGGGACTTCCTCTTGGACTATTCCTTGGACCGAGGCCTGCCCCGCAGTGGCGGTGGGGCAGGCTGGGGGGAGCTGCTGCCTGCAGCTGAGGCCCCAGGACCACTCTCCCGCCGGGATGGGCTCCTCGCCATGCTCCCTGGCCCACCACCCATGTATGCAGCTGATGGCAGCAGCCCCCTCCTCCGCAGCAAGGACCCCCACACCCGTGCCACCCGTACCAAGCCCTGTGGCCTGCCCCTGGAAGCTGCTGAGGGTCCAGAGGTGCATTCAAACCCTCTGCTATGGATGCCCCCACCCACCCGGATCCCCCCGACGGGTGAGCGCAGTGGCCACAAGAACCTTGCCCTGGAGGGGCTGCGGGACTGGTACATCCGGAACTCGGGACTGGCCATGGGGCCCCAGCGCCGGCCTATGCTCCCTCACGTGGGCCCACCACACCCACCCTTCCTTCATGCCCGCTGCTATGAGGTGGGCCAGGCGCTGTACGGGGGCCCCAGCCAGGCTCCGCTCCCGCACTCGAGGAGTTTCACGGCACCCCCTGTTTCTAGCAGGTATGGGGGGTGCTTTTACTGA